The window AGAAGCGCGACGAGATAATCACGACCCTCTTCTCACATCCCGCCGACTGTGCCGTTCCGACGGCGAAGGGCTACAAAGTTACCATCATCCAGCCGGACGCGGAGGGCTATCCCGACATCGAGGCCTTTAAGGCGGCGATCTCCGACCGCACGGCGGCGATATTCTTTACAAACCCGGAAGATACGGGAATCTTCAACGTCCGTATCAAGGAATTTACACGCCTTGCCCATGAAAAGGGAATCCTCTGCTGCTACGACCAGGCGAACGCCAACGGTCTGCTGGGAATCACCCGCACCGCGGAGGCCAACTTTGATATGTCATTCTTCAACCTCCACAAGACCTTCGGCGCCCCGCACGGATGCGGCGGCCCCGCCACAGGACTTGTCGCGGCCAAGAAGGAGCTGCGTCCCTACATGCCCGTCCCCCTCGTCGAGTACGCGCCGGAGAAGGGTTACTACCTGGACTTCGACCTGCCGAAATCATGCGGCAAGATCAAGTCCTTCTGGGGAGTCGCGCCCGTCGTCGTCAAGGCCTACTCATGGATCATGTCGCTCGGCGCGGACGGCCTGCGCGAAGTTTCACGCGTCGCCATCCTCAACAACAACTACTGCATGAAGAAGATCCTCGCGATAAAGGGCGCCTCGATCGGCTTCCCGAACCATCCCTCGCGCATTGAGCAGGCCCGCTACAGCTGGCAGAAGATGAAAGAGGACACCGGCTTTGGCACCGCGGACGTGCAGCGCTGCATCGCGGACTTCGGCACCCACTACTGGTCGAGCCACGAACCCTTCGTCATCCCCGAGCCATTCACGATCGAGCCCAGCGAGTCATATTCCAAGTAGGACATCGACGATTACTGCGCGGTCCTCGCGGAGATATCGCGCATGTGCTACGAGGAGCCCGAGGCCGTCAAACACGCTCCCGTGAACAGTACGGTGCACCACATCGATCACGATTACTTCGACGATCCGGCTAAGTACGCGATCACCTGGCGCTCCTACAACAAGAAGTACAAAGGCTACTTCGAGCCTAAATAGAAGACCATGAAGATAGGCTTCCTCATTAACCCTGTAGCAGGAATGGGGGGCAAGGTGGCCCTCAAGGGAACCGACGGAGAGGAGACTCTCCGCCGGGCCCTTGAGCTCGGCGCCGTGCCGATGGCCGGCACGCGCGCCGCGGAGGCTGTAAAAGAGTTTGCCGAAAACGCGGGAGACTGCCGTTTTTACAGTCCGTCGGGCGGCATGGGAGCCGATCTGCTTAAATCCTACGGTTTGGAGACTGAACTGCTCTTTGACCCGTCAACACATACGACACCGGCCGACACGAAACGCGCAGCGGAGATGATGCTTGAGCGTGGTGTCGGCCTTGTCGTATTCGCGGGAGGAGACGGTACGGCGCGCGATATCTGCTCCGTCATCGGCGAGCGTCTCCCCGTCGTCGGCATCCCCGCGGGAGTCAAGATCCATTCCGGCGTCTACGCCAAGAGGCCGAAAGACGCGGGGCTGCTCATCAATAACTTCCTGCTCGGCAAAGTCAAGCGCTTCACGACGGCGGAGGTCGTCGACATCGACGAAGAGGCTTTCCGTGACAATGTCGTGCGCGCGCGCCTCTACGGCTACATGACGATCCCTGACGACCGCGAGTTCATGCAGGACCGCAAGTCCGGCGGCAGCGGCGGCTCGACCGAGGAAGCGGCTAATCTCGCCACCTTTATGGCCCTCTCCATGAAACCGGGCGTAATATACCTCATCGGCTCGGGCTCGACCACCAAACAGCTTACGGACCGTCTCGGCCTTGATGGTACCCTGCTCGGCGTGGACGCCGTCAAAGACGGAAAACTTATCGGCAAAGACCTCACCGAGGCGGGCATCAAAGAGATACTCTCCGGAGTCGAGAGGGATAAGAGAGTGCTCATAATCACGGTGATCGGCGGACAGGGGCACATATTCGGACGCGGCAACCAGCAGCTGAGCCCCGAGGTTATCCGTATGATACCGAAAGAAAACATAACGGTAATCGCGACGCCCGCGAAGATGGCGCAGCTCTTTGGCAAAAACCTGATCGCCGACACCGGCGACGGCGCGCTCGACCGGGAACTTTCGGGGTACATCCCCGTCGTCACCGGACACGCGCGGAAGATGATGGCCAAAGTCTCATAAAAATTTCAAGATATGGCAGGAGAGTGGAACCATGGCACGTTATGAAGAACTTGCGGGAAAAAGGATCCTGATAACGGGAGCGGCGAGCGGCATCGGGCTTGCCACCGCTCAGGTATTCGCGCGGCAGGGAGCCAGGGTGTTCGTCGTGGACTACAACCAGAAGGCGGCCGAACAGGTGATGGCGGAAAACCCGGACTTTGCCGGATATTACGTCGGCGACGTCAGCAAAGAAGAGGACGTGCAGAGCGCCTTCAAAAAAATGGACGAAACGCTCGGCGGCATAGACGTCCTCATCTCAAACGCCGGCATCAGCATCAGGGCCGACTTCGTGGACATCTCCTATGAGCAGTGGAAAAAGGTCATCGACATCAACCTCAACGGCATGTTCCTCTGCGCGCGCGAGGCGGCGCGGCGCATGACGGCCCAGAAGAGCGGCGTCATCCTCATGACCGCCTCTACGAACGGCACCGAAGGACACCGCTGGTATACGGACTACAACGCCTCAAAGGCCGGAGTGATCCTGCTGACAAAGAGCATGGCCCTCGAACTGGCCCCCGTCGTGCGCGTAAACTGCGTATGCCCGGGCTATGTCCTCACCCCCATGCAGAAGGCCGAATACACCGAAGAGATGCTCGCGAAGGTGAACGAAGGCATCCCGATGAAGCGCCACACCGAACCGGAAGAGATCGGCAAGCTCTACGCCTTCCTCGCCTCGGACGACGCGAAATATATAACCGGAGCCGACATCAGGATAGACGGCGGCGAAACGGCGGGGCTTTACTAACTGTTAAGTCTCGTGAGTTTTAGCATGATTTGAGTTTATTATGCTAAAACGCTGGCATCATGTAAGAAAGTTGTACAAAATAATTATTAAAAAGCCCGATAACTTGGAGTGACCGGATATTTTTTCCGCACAAAAAGGAGGTGTCATGCGGAAATAACCCGAAGCGTCCTGTAGATGAGAGAAAAAGTAGCGTATGCGGTTTCCCTGGGGGGCCGTATCTCGTATTCTCTCAGGTTCCGATCTCTGTCTGTAAAAGCAGACACCGTTTAAAAGGAGGCATTTATTGGTAATGAAAGCTTTGTTGAAACTTACGCCTATATGTGTTATAGCGGGTCTTATGCTCTCTGGGATGGACATCCTTCTTGCCGCGCCGCTCTCGTTTATGTACGCGGTCATTGTTGCGATGATCGTCGACCGTTACAAGTTCCAGGACTGCCTTGACGCGGCTCTCGAAAACCTGAAACACTTCCTGATCGTTTTCCTCATCCTCCAGGCCGCCTACGCCGTCGCCGAATGCTTTATGGCTACTGGCGTCGCCGCCTCCGTCATCAACATGTCGCTCGCCGCTGGGCTCAACGCGAAAGTTCTCGCCGTCGTCGCCCTGCTCGTCACCTCCGTCCTCTCGATAGCGACGGGGACTTCGTGGGGAACGTTCGCGGCCTGCGCTCCGATCTTCCTCTGGCTTAACCATATCGTCGGCGGCAACATCGCGCTTACCGTCGGCGCCATCGCCGGCGGCTCCTGCTTCGGCGACAACATCGGGCTTATCTCCGACACGACGATCGTCAGCTCCGGTATCCAGCAGGTCGAAATAATCAGGAGAGTCCGCCACCAGGGAGTCTGGTCGCTGCTCTGCCTCATCGCCTCGGCCGTAGTCTTCTACTTCATTGGCGTCAGCATGGGGCTGCCCAGCACGACCGGACAGGCCGCCGATGCCATTGCGCAGATACCGAAAGAGGTCTGGACGGCTCTGGCCGAGGAGCGTCCCTCGGCTGTCACGCTGCTTGAGCTCGTGAAACAGGGAGTCCCCGTCTACATGGTGATCCCGCTCATCATCGTTCTCGTCACCGCCGTCATGGGCTACAGCACGCTGATCTGCCTTGGCTCCGGCATTATCTCCTCCCTCGTATTCGGCCTCATGGCCGGTACGGTCACCAGCATCACGGCGTTCCTTGACCTCGTCTACACCGGCTTCTCAGACGCTGGCGGCTGGTCGATTGCGATGATGCTCTGGGTTGGAGCCTTCGGCGGCGTCATGCGGCTTATGAACGCCTTTGACCCCGTCGCCGCGCTGATTTCGCGCATGGTCCACAAAGTCCGCCACCTTATGTTCGCCAACGGCGTCCTCTGCCTGCTCGGCAACGCGGCGCTCTCCGATGAAATGGCGCAGATCGTCACCATTGGCCCGATCATCAAGAACATCACGGAAGAAAACGTTGTCGGTTCCAAAGAGGACATGTACACACTGGCCCTGAGAAACGCGACCCTCTCCGACGCGATGGGTGTTCTTGGCTCGCAGCTCGTCCCCTGGCACTGCTACATGGGATTCTTCCTTGGTATCAGCGCCTCTGTCTATCCTCTTGCCACAGCCCTCTCCGTGGGACAGATAATCACCCACAACTACATGGCCTGGATAGCCGTCGGCTCGATGCTCGTTCTCACCTTCACCGGCTGGGACCGCTTCATCCCGCTCTTCAAGCTCCCCGCGGAGCCGCAGGTCTACCTTAAGAGCGAAGCGGCGAAATACGAGAAATAACAATCCGGCGTCACAGCCGAAAGTCAAATAACGCGGTCAATCAATAGACGGCCTAAGGGGACTTCGCCGGTAAATACTCTGGTGGAGTTCTTTTTATATCAGCGCCGCCTGAAAATCCGCGTGAAGGTGAGGGAGGCGCTGGTGGTGGAATAATGGCAGAGGGATAACTGTGAGAAAAATAAAAAGGCTTCACAAATACCATAAACTGCGGTAGGATAATGCGCGAACCAACAAAAACCCCACAGTAAAAATACTTAATCAGGAGGCAGCAAAAGATGAAAAAACGTCATAATGGCCACAGACTAAACCGGAATACCCCCCCCCAGAACTAAAATCAAGTTTACGTTATCGATCATCCTCTCTCTTACTCCTTCTCTTACTGTCACTTATACTAGTATTGGGCGTGGCGCGGAAGGCCCCGGCGCTGACGAGCGCGGACGTCGTATATTACGGCAGCTATCCGCAGAGCGAAAGCTCAACTGACTTCAAAGTGGAGCCTATACTTTGGCGTGTGCTGGAAACGAGCGGCGACAGGGCGTTGCTGCTTTCGGAAAAGATACTTGACGCGATGTCATTCAACTCCAATTACAGCGAGACAGATCCCTACTATTCGTGGTGGAGCGAATCGCCGGTACGCAAATTTCTCAACGGAGCGGAATATGCCGAG is drawn from Cloacibacillus sp. and contains these coding sequences:
- the gcvPB gene encoding aminomethyl-transferring glycine dehydrogenase subunit GcvPB, which codes for MNNLERLKKFHQAKWNEPIIYEISEPGARAVLVPGPCCDCASTEEALATLPAGMVRKEKANLPEIAQLQLVRHYNHLSQENIGVDGNIDIGQGTCTMKYSPKINDRLAGLPKVANMHPLQPDETAQGILELFYKTGELFKEISGLDAFSMQPGGGSHSVLALASIVRAYWRDKGEEEKRDEIITTLFSHPADCAVPTAKGYKVTIIQPDAEGYPDIEAFKAAISDRTAAIFFTNPEDTGIFNVRIKEFTRLAHEKGILCCYDQANANGLLGITRTAEANFDMSFFNLHKTFGAPHGCGGPATGLVAAKKELRPYMPVPLVEYAPEKGYYLDFDLPKSCGKIKSFWGVAPVVVKAYSWIMSLGADGLREVSRVAILNNNYCMKKILAIKGASIGFPNHPSRIEQARYSWQKMKEDTGFGTADVQRCIADFGTHYWSSHEPFVIPEPFTIEPSESYSK
- a CDS encoding ATP-NAD kinase family protein; protein product: MKIGFLINPVAGMGGKVALKGTDGEETLRRALELGAVPMAGTRAAEAVKEFAENAGDCRFYSPSGGMGADLLKSYGLETELLFDPSTHTTPADTKRAAEMMLERGVGLVVFAGGDGTARDICSVIGERLPVVGIPAGVKIHSGVYAKRPKDAGLLINNFLLGKVKRFTTAEVVDIDEEAFRDNVVRARLYGYMTIPDDREFMQDRKSGGSGGSTEEAANLATFMALSMKPGVIYLIGSGSTTKQLTDRLGLDGTLLGVDAVKDGKLIGKDLTEAGIKEILSGVERDKRVLIITVIGGQGHIFGRGNQQLSPEVIRMIPKENITVIATPAKMAQLFGKNLIADTGDGALDRELSGYIPVVTGHARKMMAKVS
- a CDS encoding SDR family oxidoreductase yields the protein MARYEELAGKRILITGAASGIGLATAQVFARQGARVFVVDYNQKAAEQVMAENPDFAGYYVGDVSKEEDVQSAFKKMDETLGGIDVLISNAGISIRADFVDISYEQWKKVIDINLNGMFLCAREAARRMTAQKSGVILMTASTNGTEGHRWYTDYNASKAGVILLTKSMALELAPVVRVNCVCPGYVLTPMQKAEYTEEMLAKVNEGIPMKRHTEPEEIGKLYAFLASDDAKYITGADIRIDGGETAGLY
- a CDS encoding Na+/H+ antiporter NhaC family protein produces the protein MKALLKLTPICVIAGLMLSGMDILLAAPLSFMYAVIVAMIVDRYKFQDCLDAALENLKHFLIVFLILQAAYAVAECFMATGVAASVINMSLAAGLNAKVLAVVALLVTSVLSIATGTSWGTFAACAPIFLWLNHIVGGNIALTVGAIAGGSCFGDNIGLISDTTIVSSGIQQVEIIRRVRHQGVWSLLCLIASAVVFYFIGVSMGLPSTTGQAADAIAQIPKEVWTALAEERPSAVTLLELVKQGVPVYMVIPLIIVLVTAVMGYSTLICLGSGIISSLVFGLMAGTVTSITAFLDLVYTGFSDAGGWSIAMMLWVGAFGGVMRLMNAFDPVAALISRMVHKVRHLMFANGVLCLLGNAALSDEMAQIVTIGPIIKNITEENVVGSKEDMYTLALRNATLSDAMGVLGSQLVPWHCYMGFFLGISASVYPLATALSVGQIITHNYMAWIAVGSMLVLTFTGWDRFIPLFKLPAEPQVYLKSEAAKYEK